Proteins co-encoded in one Rattus rattus isolate New Zealand chromosome 5, Rrattus_CSIRO_v1, whole genome shotgun sequence genomic window:
- the Csnk2a1 gene encoding casein kinase II subunit alpha — protein sequence MSGPVPSRARVYTDVNTHRPREYWDYESHVVEWGNQDDYQLVRKLGRGKYSEVFEAINITNNEKVVVKILKPVKKKKIKREIKILENLRGGPNIITLADIVKDPVSRTPALVFEHVNNTDFKQLYQTLTDYDIRFYMYEILKALDYCHSMGIMHRDVKPHNVMIDHEHRKLRLIDWGLAEFYHPGQEYNVRVASRYFKGPELLVDYQMYDYSLDMWSLGCMLASMIFRKEPFFHGHDNYDQLVRIAKVLGTEDLYDYIDKYNIELDPRFNDILGRHSRKRWERFVHSENQHLVSPEALDFLDKLLRYDHQSRLTAREAMEHPYFYTVVKDQARMSSAAMAGGSTPVSSANMMSGISSVPTPSPLGPLAGSPVIAAANSLGIPVPAAAGAQQ from the exons ATGTCGGGACCCGTGCCAAGCAGGGCCAGAGTTTACACAGATGTTAACACACACAGACCCCGAGAGTACTGGGACTATGAATCACATGTGGTGGAATGGGG AAATCAAGATGACTACCAGCTTGTTCGAAAATTAGGCAGGGGCAAATACAGTGAAGTGTTTGAAGCCATCAACAtcacaaataatgaaaaagttGTTGTTAAAATTCTCAAG CcagtaaaaaagaagaaaattaagcgTGAAATAAAGATTTTGGAGAATTTAAGAGGTGGGCCCAACATCATCACACTTGCAGACATTGTGAAAGACCCTGTG TCTCGAACCCCTGCCTTGGTTTTTGAACATGTAAACAACACAGACTTCAAG CAATTGTACCAGACGTTAACAGACTATGACATTCgattttacatgtatgaaattctgaaa GCCCTGGATTATTGTCACAGCATGGGGATTATGCACAGAGACGTGAAACCGCATAATGTCATGATTGATCATGAGCACAGAAAG cTTCGGCTAATAGATTGGGGTTTAGCAGAGTTTTACCATCCTGGCCAAGAGTATAATGTCCGAGTTGCTTCCCGATATTTCAAAGGTCCAGAGCTACTTGTAGATTATCAG ATGTACGATTATAGTTTGGATATGTGGAGCTTGGGTTGTATGCTGGCAAGTATGATCTTCCGGAAGGAGCCATTTTTCCATGGACATGACAATTATGATCAG TTGGTGAGGATAGCCAAGGTTCTGGGAACGGAAGATTTATATGACTATATTGACAAGTACAACATTGAATTAGATCCACGTTTCAACGATATCTTGGGCAG ACACTCCCGTAAGCGATGGGAGCGCTTTGTCCACAGTGAAAACCAGCACCTTGTCAGCCCCGAGGCCTTGGATTTTCTGGACAAGCTGCTGCGATACGACCACCAGTCACGGCTCACTGCAAGAGAGGCCATGGAGCACCCTTACTTCT ACACTGTCGTGAAGGACCAGGCTCGAATGAGTTCGGCTGCCATGGCAGGGGGCAGCACACCTGTCAGCAGCGCCAATATGATGTCAG GGATTTCTTCAGTGCCAACCCCTTCACCCCTGGGACCTCTGGCAGGCTCACCCGTGATTGCTGCTGCCAACTCACTTGGGATACCTGTACCAGCTGCCGCTGGTGCTCAGCAGTAA